The Elusimicrobiota bacterium sequence GCGGGCCTGGTTGCCGTTCAAAATCGAGGAAGCGAAGGCGTAGGGCTCGGTGTAGGGACGAAGGCCCAGGAGATTCATTCCCCGTTGCATATGGGGGTTTTTCATGAAGCTCTCCGTCACCGTTAACGGCGCGAGTTCCGTGAGTTGGTTGGCCAGGGCGATGACGAGGGGTCCGTTGTTGATGCCGAGGGTGATATTGGAAACCCCGGGGTTGGGCCGGACGCGGAAGGAGTCGGTGAACCCGTGGCGGCCCCAAATGGCGCTCTTGTATTGGAAATACATATGACGAAGGGCGGCCAGGGTGTTTTCATAGTTGGTGGAATGATAATGAGTGAGCCCAATGGACGTCCCCGCCGCCGCCGGGGCGACGGTTCCGTCGTGGTCGTCCACTCCGTAGACGTGGTAGAGATCGTCCGCCCCATAGGCCGCGGTCAAGCCCCAGCGGTTGTCGTCATAGCGTTTTTGGGGATCGTTCAGGCAGGTGAGGCGATTGACCTCCGTGGCGAGCAGGAGTTCTTCGAGTAGTCGCCGAAATCGTCGTGAAGCCCCTGGTCGAGGAAGTCGTTGTGGACGCCGCGCATGTCAAAGTAGAGGTGATGGAATTGGTGGTAAAAGAGAGGAGCGGATCCAAACCCGTGCATGTAATCGATCCCCTGACGGTTCTCCCACCCGCGGTTAAGGTTGTTCCAGGCGGCGGTGCTGATGGCGTGGGTCGGGGACCCGAAGGCGAGCGGGTAAATGAAGATGGATTCGGAATAACCGTCCCACAATGCGGGCAAGTAACCCGATTCATCCGTCCAGCCCATGGAGAGGAAAGTGTCCCGGAATCCGTCGCCGGTATGGCCCGTGAACGCGGTCCAATCCATGCGGCGGTAAAGCCGATCCGCTTGGTCGGCGATGTCCGGGTAGGTGTCCCGGAAATACTCACCTGCTTGGAGGGCTCCCATGATGAAAAGAGATGAATCGACCGTGGAAATTTCCGACCGGTCGTCTCCATCCACCCAACGGGCCGCGTCCGGCCCGTTCAAGAACCGGTAAAAAAAACCGTGGAAATTCGGTGTTTGGGATTCGAAGACGTTCAAAACCTTGACGATCCGGTCGTGGGCTTCTTGATTGGTGATCCACCCATTGGCAGCGCCGATGGTGTAAACGCTGAGCCCGAACCCCGTCGCCCCAATGTGGGCCTTGCGGGAGTGTCCTTCTTTGAAGCTGAAGGCGGTATCGCTCACGAGGCCGGTGGTGGGATCCGCCTCGTTCCAGAAATACCAGAACATCTTTTTGGACATCCATTTAAGGAATTCCCGCGGATAAAAGGCTGTGTTGGTGATCTGGATTCCTGAAATGAAGGCGTTGTCGGGGTCTGAATCGTCCTGGAAGCATTCGATTTCAATGCCGTTGTTATAAATGGGAAGGTTGACTTCTATGGAATAGGGTTTGTTTTTTCCACCCGCGGCTTTCCAAACGTCCAGTTTGCTCTGAACGACGGTGCCGTTTACTTTCACGCTGAACACGCGCTGCCCCTCCGCGTCCCAATAGGTCTCGCAAAAGAGGAGTTTAATGTTGTAGCCCCCGCCCGGGACCTCGATCCGGTAACGAACATTCCTCCCGTAGCGGTGGGATCGATAGACTTCGTCCAGATTCCCGATTTGCGGGTCCGCGCTTTCCGCGGGTTGGCCGCCAAAATAACCCCACCGGTAAAGACCATCAAAGGGTTCGTCTTTCATCCAGAGTTTTCCATCCAGGACGAGGTCCGTCGTCGTTCCGCAATTGATGCGGTACACTTCTTCCCCTGTGTCGGAGGCGGGAATCAGGTCGGCCCGCAAGGCCGCCGGAAGCGCCGCCGAAGCGGCCGCCAGGACGCAGAGAACCTGCCGTATGGATCGATTCATTGGAAACCCCTTTAAGGTCGTTGTCTTCATCCCCGGGCGGTGTATTTGCCCGCGTGGGCAATTTAACCAAGAAAAAAAACCCACGTCAAGTTAAAAAATAGGCCGCCTCGTTCAGGGAGGGGGAAAAACGGCTTGAAACGGCTTTGGGGCAAAAACAGTGGCGTGGGGATTATTTGGGCTATTCGTGTTCGGCGAGCCAGCGTTCGGTTTGGATGGCGGCCATGCACCCCTGGCCCGCGGCGGTGATGGCTTGGCGGTAGACGTGGTCCACGCAATCGCCGGCGGCGAAGACCCCCGGGATGTTGGTGCGGGTGTGGCCGTCGGTTTTGACGTAACCGACCTCGTCGGTATGGATTTGACCTTTAAACAGGCCGGTGTTGGGGTCGTGGCCGATGGCGAGGAAAAGGCCCGCGGCGGAGAGGGTTTCCAGGGCGCCGGTCTTGACGTTCTTGATCCTCAACTGCTCGAGGGTTTTCTCCCCGTGGGTGTCTTCCAGCGTGTAGGGGACCTTGAAGGTGATTTTAGGGTTGGCCTTGGCTCGGTCCAGCATGACGCGGGAGGAGCGGAACTCTTCTCGCCGGTGGAGCAGGATGACCTGGGACCCGAATCGGGTCAGGTAGAGAGCTTCCTCCATGGCGGTGTCGCCGCCGCCGATGACGACGATGGGTTTGTTTCGGAAGAGGGGAAGCGCGCCGTCGCAGGTGGCGCAGGCGGAAATGCCGCGGTTCCAGAACTTGGCTTCGGCCTCGGTGTGCAGCCGTTTGGCGGCCGCGCCCGTGGCGATGATGACGGCTTTCGCCGTGTATTCGGTTTCGTCCGTCGTTATTTTGAATGGGTGTGAGGAAAAGTCCACCGACTCCACGTCTTTGTCCAACACCTCGGCGCCGAACCGTTCCACCTGTTGGCGCATCCGGTTCATGAGTTCGGGGCCCATGATCCCTTCCGGGAAACCTGGAAAGTTTTCCACCTCCGTGGTGGTCATCAGCTGGCCGCCCGGTTGGCCGCCTTTCAGGAAGCCCCCCAGAACCAGCGGTTGGAGGTCGGCGCGGGAGGCGTAGAGGGCCGCGGTGAACCCCGCGGGGCCGGAACCGATGATGATGACGTTTCGCGTTTTCATGGAATATCCTTTGTGAGAAAGTTGAGAGGAAAGGGGTGGCTCAGTAGCTCTTCTTTGAGGCGGACAGGTATCGGAGGACGTCTCGGATGAGAAGGATGCTCACAGGGGTTCCGTCGGCCCGAAGCACGGGGACGTGGCGGTGCCCGCCGATGGCCATTTTGTTGACCGCGAAAGCGATGGGGTCTTCCGGGCGCACGAAGCTGGGGTCCCGGGTCATGACGTCCTCGACCTTCACTTTGGACAGGTCCGGGTGGAGGCCGGCGACTCGCAGGGCCAGGTCCCGGTTGGAGAGGATGCCCACCATTTTCTTGTTTTGGTAGACCAGGACGCACCCCTTCTTCTCTTTTTGAAAGATTTTGACGATTTTCTCCACCGTGTCGTCGGGACTGCAGACCAGGAGGTCCAAACCCGTCAGAAGTTCCGAGACCGGTTCCTTCAGAAGGGCGTCTTGGAAAGCGTTGTCCCGCCGGCGGACGGAGGGGATGTCCCGCTTCATCAGCGAGTGGAGGCACTGGGCGCAATGGTCGGCTTCGGTTCGGTTTTCGTAACCGCAATGGGGCAGGAGTTTTTCATTGGACCGTCCAGGTGTCTTCGTCGTAGAGAAGCGAGGTGAGGTTCCCCCGCCCTTTCTTTTTGATCACGGCCTGAATCTGCTCGTTCATCAGGTCGTCATACGTCGGTTTTTCCACACACCGGAACACACCGAAGGGCACGGGAAAATCCGGATACACCAGCTGAGTGAGGAGGTAAGCGTGGTTGGGCCGCGGGTCGGCTTCGTCATGGATCAGGAGGTCCCGGGGGTTGGTGGGGTCGTAATCCACGATCTCGGGGTAAAGGCCGTTCAGCCGGATGGACCGCTTTTTGTCGGCCCGCCCGAAAATCAGGGGTTTGCCGTTTTCCAGGTAGACCATGCGGTCTTCCCGGGTGTCCCGCCCCGTCACGGGCGCGTGGGTTTTGTCGTTGAAAATGATGCAGTTTTGGTAAATTTCGATGAAGGAGACGCCTTTGTGCCGCATGGCGCGTTCGAACATGGCGCTCATGTGGCGGGGGTCGGAGTCCAGGGTGCGGGCGATGAAGGTGGCTTCCGAGGCGATGGCGATGCAGAGCGGGTTGATGGGGTGCTCAATGGACCCGTAGGGGGAAGACTTCGTCACTTTCCCCGTGGGCGAGGTGGGGGAATACTGCCCTTTGGTCAGTCCGTAGATTTGGTTGTTGACCAAGAGAACGTTGAAGTTCAGGTTCCGGCGCATGGCGTGGAGGATGTGGTTGCCGCCGATGGAGAGGCCGTCCCCGTCGCCGGTGATCACCCAGATGGACAGATCTTTGTTGACGCAACGGAGTCCCGTGGCGATGGTGGGGGCCCGGCCATGGATGGTGTGGAAGCCATAGGTGTTCATGTAATAGGGGAACCGGGAAGAACAGCCGATCCCCGAGATGAACACATAGTTCTCCCGAGGGACGTCGAACTTGGCGAGGGTTTGCTGGACGGCCCCCAGAATGGAGTAATCTCCGCACCCCGGGCACCAGCGGACCTCCGCGCCCGAGACGAAATCATTCTTGGTGAATTTTGGACGAGAGGCGGACAGCGGAAGATGGATTTCCATTAGAGGATTTCCTCGATGGCTTGCCTTACTTCGGAAACGAAGAACGGGATCCCCCGCACCCGGTTCAGCCCGATGAATCGCGGCGCTTTGGAGAGCTCGCCGTCGTTGAATTGGTGCCGGAGAAGCAGGATCAACTGCCCCAAGTTTAATTCGGGGACCAACACCTTGTCGAAATTCGAAAGAAGCTCCCGGGTGTTTTTCGGGAAGGGGTTCAAATAACGCAGATGCGCCTGGGACACGGGGCCCCGCTCGGAAGCGTTCACTTCGTCCACGGCGGCGTGGATGGCGCCGTAGGTGGACCCCCACCCCAGGACGAGGATCTTTCCCCGGGCGGGCCCGCGGACTTCCAGCGGCGGGAGGTCGTCGGCAATGCGGGCGACTTTTTCCGCCCGGAGCTTCACCATCTTTTCGTGATTGTCCGGATCGTAACTCACGGACCCCGTGACGTCTTGCTTTTCCAGACCGCCGATTCGATGTTCCAAACCTGGGGTTCCGGGTTTGGCCCAGGGCCGGGCGAGGGTTTCGGGGTTCCGGGCGTAGGGGGTAAAAGGTCCCTTCCACTGGGTCGGGTGGGTCACGACGATCTTGGGCAGGTCCTGAACCGCCGGAAGCTTCCAGGGTTCCGCGCTGTTGGCCAAATAGCCGTCGGAAAGCACGACCACGGGCGTCATGCGGGTGAGGGCGATGCGGCAGGCCTCGACCGTGGCGTTGAAACAATCCGCGGGGCTTTTGGGGGCGATCACGCAAAGGGGGGACTCGCCGTTCCGTCCGAAGAGGACTTGAAGGAGGTCGGTTTGTTCCGTCTTGGTGGGCATGCCGGTGGAGGGGCCCGTCCGCTGGACATCGACGACCACCAGCGGGAGTTCG is a genomic window containing:
- a CDS encoding 2-oxoacid:ferredoxin oxidoreductase subunit beta, which gives rise to MEIHLPLSASRPKFTKNDFVSGAEVRWCPGCGDYSILGAVQQTLAKFDVPRENYVFISGIGCSSRFPYYMNTYGFHTIHGRAPTIATGLRCVNKDLSIWVITGDGDGLSIGGNHILHAMRRNLNFNVLLVNNQIYGLTKGQYSPTSPTGKVTKSSPYGSIEHPINPLCIAIASEATFIARTLDSDPRHMSAMFERAMRHKGVSFIEIYQNCIIFNDKTHAPVTGRDTREDRMVYLENGKPLIFGRADKKRSIRLNGLYPEIVDYDPTNPRDLLIHDEADPRPNHAYLLTQLVYPDFPVPFGVFRCVEKPTYDDLMNEQIQAVIKKKGRGNLTSLLYDEDTWTVQ
- the trxB gene encoding thioredoxin-disulfide reductase, with protein sequence MKTRNVIIIGSGPAGFTAALYASRADLQPLVLGGFLKGGQPGGQLMTTTEVENFPGFPEGIMGPELMNRMRQQVERFGAEVLDKDVESVDFSSHPFKITTDETEYTAKAVIIATGAAAKRLHTEAEAKFWNRGISACATCDGALPLFRNKPIVVIGGGDTAMEEALYLTRFGSQVILLHRREEFRSSRVMLDRAKANPKITFKVPYTLEDTHGEKTLEQLRIKNVKTGALETLSAAGLFLAIGHDPNTGLFKGQIHTDEVGYVKTDGHTRTNIPGVFAAGDCVDHVYRQAITAAGQGCMAAIQTERWLAEHE
- a CDS encoding CBS domain-containing protein, which codes for MKRDIPSVRRRDNAFQDALLKEPVSELLTGLDLLVCSPDDTVEKIVKIFQKEKKGCVLVYQNKKMVGILSNRDLALRVAGLHPDLSKVKVEDVMTRDPSFVRPEDPIAFAVNKMAIGGHRHVPVLRADGTPVSILLIRDVLRYLSASKKSY